In Spinacia oleracea cultivar Varoflay chromosome 5, BTI_SOV_V1, whole genome shotgun sequence, a single window of DNA contains:
- the LOC110794049 gene encoding uncharacterized protein — protein sequence MYLAVSEHSLSTVLLIEREGIQMSVYFVSHVLQNAEIRYPTVEKFGLALFMASKKFCPYFLAHRLVVYTDQPLKLPFTKLEASGRMLNWAIELNAFNITYEPRKVVKGQACADFIVEMTRSVFAENTKTASNNEAEYEALLCGIKMCKAAGAEEILALSDSQLIVSQVNGTYEARDSMMIKCMHAVHQEVEQLKSFEVRQVPRSENNQADALSKSASSASCDTPRHVFWELKEHKSVEQVEAYSRPMLGCVTPEKGQEILEDFHQRLCSSHIGGRTLAEKALRTGYYWPTLKDDAISLVKKCDKCQRFAHLINRPAQVMTPITSPIPFAKWGMDLLGPYTATPGGKRYVIVVVDYFTNCFASVGRPLANGQVEAFNKIISEGIKKKLDEAKGLWADELPNVLWSIRTTTKNSTGETPFLLAYGAEAVLPMEMFEPTLRVMLYDENANWEMMKEAANQGAAASSSSLEGTNSGGG from the exons ATGTATCTTGCTGTATCTGAACACTCGCTGAGCACCGTTCTTCTGATAGAAAGGGAAGGAATACAGATGTCAgtgtactttgtcagtcatgtacTTCAAAATGCTGAAATTAGATACCcaacagtggaaaagtttggttTAGCcttgttcatggccagcaaaaagttTTGTCCTTATTTCCTAGCCCACAGGTTAGTGGTCTACACTGACCAACCACTTAAACTACCTTTCAcgaagctggaggcgtcaggccgaatgctgaattgggctATCGAGCTGAATGCCTTCAATATCACTTATGAACCCAGAAAAGTCGTCAAGGGGCAAGCTTGTGCAGattttattgttgaaatgacgaggtcTGTCTTTGCCGAGAATACCAAGACA gcgtccAACAATGAGGCCGAGTATGAGGCCTTGCtctgtggcattaaaatgtgtaaagCGGCTGGCGCCGAGGAGATTTTAGCCCTATCTGACTctcaactgattgtgagccaagtcaaTGGAACCTACGAGGCTAGGGATTCGATGATGATTAAGTGTATGCATGCCGTCCACCAAGAGGTGGAGCAACTGAAAAgctttgaagtaaggcaagtccctcgctctgAAAACAATCAAGCCGATGCATTATCAAAGTCGGCCAGTTCTGCATCCTGTGATACCCCTCGTCACGTGTTCTGGGAATTAAAGGAGCATAAAAGCGTTGAGCAAGTGGAA gcctactcccgccCTATGTTGGGATGTGTGACGCCTGAGAAGGGGCAAGAAATTCTAGAAGACTTTCATCAGAGACTATGTAGCTCACATATTGGGGGAAGAACTTTGGcagaaaaggcacttcgaactggctattactggccgaccctCAAGGATGATGCAATCTCattggtcaagaagtgtgacaaatgtcaACGCTTTGCTCACCTAATAAATCGACCGGCTCAAGTTATGACACCCATCACGAGTCCAATTCCTTTTGCTAAGTGGGGAATGGATCTTCTAGGCCCGTATACTGCCACTCCTGGAGGGAAGCGTTATGTCATTGTTGTtgtagattacttcactaa CTGTTTTGCCTCTGTAGGACGTCCCCTAGCCAATGgccaggttgaggcgttcaacaaaataaTCTCTGAAGGGattaaaaagaagcttgacgaagccaaggGTCTGTGGGCTGATGAGTTGCCTAATGTCTTATGGTCGATCCGTACCACGACTAAGAACTCCACCGGCGAAACCCCCTTTTTACTAGCTTATGGGGCCGAGGCCGTCCTACCCATGGAGATGTTTGAACCTACCTTGAGGGTCATGCTATACGACGAGAATGctaattgggaaatgatgaag GAGGCAGCAAATCAGGGGGCGGCAGCATCGTCCTCGTCATTAGAAGGCACAAACTCCGGGGGCGGCTGA